The following proteins are encoded in a genomic region of Hymenobacter siberiensis:
- a CDS encoding ABC transporter ATP-binding protein, giving the protein MIEVSNIEKSFDGTPVLKGISCVFETGKCNMLLGGSGTGKSVLLQCIVGLMKPDIGSITFDGTVYTNSKIDIRQEIRRKIGMLFQGSALFDSMTVAQNVEFPLQMLTPEMTPEERRERVEFCLKRVGLENAGNKMPAEISGGMKKRVGIARAIAPQCTYLFCDEPNSGLDPATSTKIDNLIYEITHEYDITTVIVTHDMNSVIEIGEHIIFLHQGKKLWDGTKEEILNAKVPELREFIFSSSLVRAAKRVDDETEGGMAAFAEESESGGGI; this is encoded by the coding sequence ATGATTGAAGTATCCAACATCGAAAAATCCTTCGACGGCACGCCCGTGCTGAAAGGCATTTCGTGCGTGTTTGAAACCGGCAAGTGCAACATGCTGCTGGGCGGCTCGGGCACGGGCAAAAGCGTGCTGCTGCAGTGCATTGTGGGGCTGATGAAGCCCGATATCGGCTCCATCACCTTCGATGGCACGGTGTACACCAACAGTAAAATCGATATCCGCCAGGAAATACGGCGCAAAATCGGGATGCTGTTCCAGGGTTCGGCGCTTTTCGACTCGATGACGGTGGCCCAGAACGTAGAGTTTCCGCTGCAGATGCTGACGCCCGAAATGACGCCCGAAGAGCGGCGCGAGCGGGTCGAGTTTTGTCTAAAGCGCGTGGGCCTGGAAAATGCCGGCAACAAGATGCCCGCCGAAATTTCGGGCGGCATGAAGAAGCGCGTGGGCATTGCCCGCGCCATTGCACCGCAGTGTACCTACCTGTTTTGCGACGAGCCTAACTCCGGCCTCGACCCCGCCACCAGCACCAAAATCGACAATCTCATCTACGAAATCACCCACGAATATGACATCACCACCGTCATCGTAACCCACGATATGAACTCGGTGATTGAGATTGGTGAGCACATCATTTTCCTGCACCAGGGCAAAAAACTTTGGGACGGTACCAAGGAAGAAATTCTGAACGCCAAAGTCCCCGAGCTGCGCGAATTTATCTTCAGCAGTAGCCTCGTACGCGCCGCCAAGCGCGTCGACGACGAAACCGAAGGCGGCATGGCCGCTTTCGCCGAAGAAAGTGAGTCCGGCGGCGGTATCTGA
- a CDS encoding TolC family protein, translating into MSRFPFLVLFGAWCLGPQPAAAQSATAIYASPTDTIRLALPQAEQQFSQNNLAVLAQQYNVTVAQAQAVQARLIDNPSLYVEQDVLRRKIGRPTVPEGTVGSEAIVTVQQLFSLAGRRKAAGQVAQQNAVVEQYNLQDLLRNLRYQLRSTFYDVYFKQQTLRTYATEITSLTRTVSLYQTQFEKGNIALKEVIRLRAFLFTLQSERQSLLNDVASDQTDLHVLLRDATGSQFVPLVDLRRTRELNLASHPEQELIDTALVRRTDLNARRASLQQQNLNLKLQQKLATPDLAVGYTYDKAGSYINNYSALTLGIAVPIFNRNQGNIQAAKAQIAGSQLLVDQQQLVVQSEVHQAYQLAARNDELFQNTDRDTAPFARLMVGIEQSYAKRILSVVEYLDFFESYKNNLVQLNTLRANRVRAFEQLNFAVGKPVFRAE; encoded by the coding sequence ATGTCCCGTTTCCCTTTCTTGGTTCTTTTTGGGGCGTGGTGCCTGGGCCCTCAGCCCGCCGCCGCCCAAAGTGCTACGGCTATTTACGCTTCACCAACCGATACCATTCGCCTGGCACTGCCGCAGGCCGAACAGCAATTTTCTCAGAATAACCTGGCCGTACTGGCCCAGCAATACAATGTGACGGTGGCCCAGGCCCAGGCCGTGCAGGCCCGCCTGATTGATAACCCGTCGCTATACGTGGAGCAGGACGTGCTGCGCCGCAAGATTGGCCGCCCCACGGTGCCCGAAGGCACGGTAGGCAGCGAGGCCATTGTGACGGTGCAGCAGCTGTTTTCGCTGGCCGGGCGGCGCAAAGCCGCCGGCCAGGTAGCTCAGCAAAACGCAGTAGTGGAGCAGTACAACCTGCAGGATTTGCTGCGTAACCTGCGCTACCAGCTGCGCAGCACGTTCTACGACGTATACTTTAAGCAGCAGACCCTGAGGACCTACGCCACGGAAATAACCTCGCTCACGCGTACCGTATCCCTGTACCAGACGCAGTTTGAGAAGGGCAACATTGCGCTGAAAGAGGTGATTCGTCTGCGGGCCTTCCTGTTTACGCTGCAAAGTGAACGCCAGAGCCTGCTGAATGACGTGGCTTCGGACCAAACCGATTTGCACGTATTGCTGCGCGACGCGACCGGCAGCCAGTTTGTACCCCTGGTAGACCTGCGCCGGACCCGCGAGCTGAACCTGGCCAGCCACCCGGAGCAGGAGTTGATTGATACCGCCCTGGTGCGCCGCACCGATTTGAACGCCCGCCGCGCCAGCCTGCAACAGCAAAATCTGAACCTGAAGCTGCAACAGAAACTGGCCACTCCCGACCTGGCCGTGGGCTACACCTACGACAAAGCCGGCTCCTACATCAACAACTACAGTGCGTTGACGCTGGGCATCGCGGTGCCCATCTTCAACCGTAACCAAGGCAACATTCAGGCGGCCAAAGCGCAGATTGCCGGCAGCCAGCTACTGGTAGACCAGCAGCAGCTGGTGGTGCAGAGCGAGGTGCACCAGGCCTACCAGCTGGCAGCCCGCAATGACGAGCTGTTTCAGAACACCGACCGTGACACCGCTCCCTTTGCGCGCCTGATGGTGGGCATCGAGCAGAGCTACGCCAAGCGTATCCTGAGCGTGGTGGAATATCTGGACTTTTTCGAGTCCTATAAAAACAACCTGGTGCAGCTGAATACCTTGCGGGCCAATCGCGTGCGGGCTTTCGAGCAGTTGAATTTTGCCGTGGGCAAGCCGGTGTTCCGCGCCGAGTAG
- a CDS encoding tetratricopeptide repeat protein has translation MNTPATRLQQLLAFHADDPTDAFTIYALATEYRAQEPERAWEFYNKLLTEHSDYVGTYYHAGKLLEQFGKKDEAEKVYRTGLKVARAAGQQHAASELLQALNSCLGLDYEDD, from the coding sequence ATGAATACTCCCGCCACGCGTTTGCAACAGTTATTGGCTTTCCATGCCGATGACCCCACCGATGCCTTCACTATATATGCCCTGGCAACCGAATACCGTGCCCAGGAGCCGGAGCGGGCCTGGGAATTTTACAACAAATTATTAACCGAGCATTCCGACTACGTGGGGACTTACTACCACGCCGGCAAGTTGTTGGAACAGTTTGGTAAAAAAGATGAGGCCGAGAAAGTGTACCGCACCGGCCTGAAAGTGGCCCGCGCCGCCGGCCAGCAGCACGCCGCCAGCGAGCTGCTTCAGGCGCTAAACAGCTGCCTCGGTCTTGACTATGAGGATGACTAA
- a CDS encoding SDR family oxidoreductase: MNKAQTSEKLIVVTGGSKGIGRAVVARFLKAGFPVATCARSATDLAALTTELHADVPGAVLHTLPADLSQQADCAHFAEFVLALGLPVDVLVNNAGAFIPGRLQDEPADGSQLRQMLAVNLLSAYDVTLPLLPGLIARGQGHIFTICSTASITAYPNGGSYGIAKHALLGFTKNLREELKTSGVRVTAVLPGPTLTASWAGVELPAERFVQADDVAEALFSAYSLSLHAVVEELLIRPQLGDLG, from the coding sequence ATGAACAAAGCCCAAACGAGCGAAAAATTAATTGTCGTCACCGGCGGCAGCAAAGGTATTGGTCGCGCCGTCGTGGCGCGCTTTCTAAAAGCGGGCTTTCCGGTGGCTACCTGCGCCCGCTCGGCCACCGACCTGGCCGCGCTTACAACCGAGCTGCATGCCGATGTTCCCGGGGCCGTGCTCCACACCCTGCCCGCCGACCTCAGCCAGCAGGCCGACTGCGCCCACTTCGCGGAATTTGTGCTGGCGCTGGGCCTGCCCGTTGACGTGCTGGTGAACAACGCCGGCGCCTTTATTCCCGGCCGCCTCCAGGACGAGCCCGCCGATGGCTCGCAGCTGCGCCAGATGCTGGCCGTGAATTTATTGAGCGCCTACGACGTGACGCTGCCGCTGCTACCGGGCCTTATTGCGCGGGGCCAGGGGCACATTTTCACCATCTGCTCCACGGCCAGCATCACGGCTTACCCCAATGGCGGCTCCTACGGCATTGCCAAGCACGCGCTGCTGGGCTTCACCAAAAACCTGCGCGAGGAGCTAAAAACCAGCGGTGTGCGCGTCACGGCCGTGCTGCCCGGCCCCACGCTCACGGCCAGCTGGGCCGGCGTAGAGCTGCCCGCCGAGCGGTTTGTGCAGGCCGATGATGTAGCCGAGGCGCTGTTTTCGGCCTACTCCCTGTCGCTCCACGCCGTGGTGGAAGAGCTGCTGATTCGGCCGCAGCTGGGCGATTTGGGCTAA
- a CDS encoding bifunctional nuclease family protein, protein MKKIQLEILGLSSSQSQSGSFALILGEKGGNRRLPIIIGMFEAQSIAIQIEKISPNRPLTHDLFKSFAEHVHVVILEVVISDLKEGVFYSRIVCSDGATTFDIDARPSDAIAIGLRFGVPIYTVESVLSEAGIILSDLDEAESEAEEDEDDEDDDTDTNSPRASRAQPEPRDPSGQVSMEELSKMLSEALNREDYEKAAKIRDELNKRNG, encoded by the coding sequence TTGAAAAAAATCCAGCTTGAAATCCTGGGGCTTTCGTCCAGCCAGTCGCAATCTGGCTCCTTCGCGCTGATTCTGGGCGAGAAGGGCGGCAACCGCCGCTTGCCCATTATCATTGGCATGTTTGAAGCGCAAAGCATTGCTATTCAGATAGAAAAGATTAGCCCCAATCGCCCTCTTACCCACGACCTGTTCAAATCCTTTGCCGAGCATGTGCACGTGGTGATTCTGGAGGTGGTGATTTCCGACCTCAAAGAAGGCGTTTTCTATTCGCGCATTGTGTGCTCCGACGGGGCCACGACGTTCGATATCGACGCCCGGCCTTCCGATGCCATTGCCATTGGCCTGCGCTTCGGCGTGCCTATTTATACCGTGGAAAGCGTGCTGAGCGAAGCCGGCATCATCCTTTCTGACCTCGACGAAGCCGAAAGCGAAGCCGAAGAAGATGAGGATGACGAGGACGACGACACCGATACGAACTCGCCCCGCGCCAGTCGCGCCCAGCCCGAGCCCCGCGACCCCAGTGGCCAGGTTTCGATGGAAGAGTTATCAAAAATGCTGTCTGAAGCCCTCAACCGCGAGGACTACGAAAAGGCCGCCAAAATCCGCGACGAGCTGAACAAGCGCAACGGCTAA
- a CDS encoding electron transfer flavoprotein subunit beta/FixA family protein, which translates to MKFLVCISNVPDTTTKIAFTPDNKEFNKAGVQFVINPWDEYALTRAIELKEAAGSGTVTVLNVGEADTEPNIRKALAIGADDAIRVNAAPQDAYFVAEQIAAIAKEGAYDVILMGKESIDYNGFQVHGMVGEMLGIPTVAPAMKLDMSGNTATLEREIEGGKEIVTVNTPFVASCQQPMCEPRIPNMRGIMTARTKPLKVVPAIGEPARTTVAEFALPPKKQGVKLIDAENAGELIKLLRNEAKVI; encoded by the coding sequence ATGAAGTTTCTGGTTTGTATTTCCAACGTGCCCGACACGACCACCAAAATCGCCTTCACCCCTGATAACAAGGAGTTCAACAAGGCCGGGGTGCAGTTCGTAATCAACCCCTGGGATGAGTACGCCCTCACCCGCGCCATCGAGCTGAAGGAAGCCGCCGGTAGTGGCACTGTCACCGTCCTCAACGTGGGCGAAGCCGACACCGAGCCCAACATCCGCAAGGCCCTGGCCATTGGGGCTGATGATGCCATCCGGGTGAACGCCGCGCCGCAGGATGCCTACTTCGTGGCCGAGCAAATTGCCGCCATCGCCAAAGAAGGTGCCTACGACGTGATTTTGATGGGCAAGGAAAGCATCGACTACAACGGCTTCCAGGTGCACGGCATGGTGGGCGAGATGCTCGGCATTCCGACCGTGGCCCCGGCCATGAAGCTGGACATGAGCGGCAACACCGCCACGCTGGAGCGCGAAATTGAAGGCGGCAAGGAAATCGTGACCGTGAACACGCCTTTCGTGGCCTCGTGCCAGCAGCCCATGTGCGAGCCCCGCATCCCCAACATGCGCGGCATCATGACGGCCCGCACCAAGCCCCTGAAAGTAGTGCCCGCCATTGGCGAGCCCGCCCGCACCACCGTAGCCGAGTTTGCCTTGCCGCCCAAAAAGCAGGGCGTGAAGCTCATCGATGCTGAGAATGCCGGCGAGCTCATCAAGCTGCTGCGCAACGAAGCGAAAGTCATTTAA
- a CDS encoding efflux RND transporter periplasmic adaptor subunit has translation MNRSFLALLTAVTLVGCSKPEVKEEKKEGFRLSDTMMQQIVLDTVRLRPVQDELVLTGEIATDGDKTVKVYPLVGGVVEQLKVQLGDKVTKGQVLAVIKSGEIADVQNQTTAASSDLDIARKNLAVADDMFKAGLNSERDVVLARAEVTKARGTVGKNVKQLSVYGIGKNGMYELRAPISGFITEKNATDHEQFNNDNVGNLFTVSDLDDVWIMANVFESDISKVKEGYSADVTTLSYPDKHFRGKIDKVFNVLDPDSKVMKVRVRLDNPGYLLKPEMYAQVRVVNTEGAKALAVPAKSVVFDKDRNFVMVFKDRTHVETRPVTISKTVGDYSYITSGLKAGDVVIAKDQLLVYDELND, from the coding sequence ATGAACCGCTCCTTTCTGGCATTGCTGACCGCCGTAACCCTGGTTGGCTGCTCCAAACCCGAAGTTAAAGAAGAGAAGAAGGAGGGCTTCCGCCTGTCCGACACCATGATGCAGCAGATTGTGCTCGACACGGTGCGCCTGCGCCCGGTGCAGGACGAGCTGGTGCTGACCGGCGAAATCGCCACCGATGGCGACAAAACCGTGAAAGTTTACCCCCTGGTGGGCGGCGTGGTAGAGCAGCTGAAAGTGCAGCTCGGCGATAAGGTGACCAAAGGCCAGGTGCTGGCCGTCATCAAGTCGGGCGAGATTGCCGATGTGCAAAACCAGACCACCGCTGCCAGCTCCGACCTCGACATCGCCCGCAAAAACCTGGCTGTGGCCGATGACATGTTTAAAGCCGGTCTGAACTCGGAGCGCGATGTGGTGCTGGCCCGGGCTGAGGTAACCAAAGCTCGGGGCACAGTGGGTAAAAACGTGAAGCAGCTCAGCGTGTATGGCATCGGCAAGAACGGCATGTACGAGCTGCGGGCCCCGATATCGGGCTTCATTACCGAGAAGAATGCCACCGACCACGAGCAATTTAACAACGATAACGTGGGCAACCTATTCACGGTGAGCGACCTGGATGATGTCTGGATTATGGCCAACGTGTTTGAGTCGGATATCTCGAAGGTGAAGGAAGGCTACTCGGCTGACGTGACCACGCTGAGCTACCCGGATAAGCATTTCCGGGGCAAGATTGACAAGGTATTCAACGTGCTCGACCCCGACAGCAAGGTGATGAAGGTGCGCGTGCGCCTCGACAACCCCGGCTACCTGCTCAAGCCCGAAATGTATGCCCAGGTGCGGGTGGTAAATACGGAAGGGGCGAAGGCCCTGGCCGTGCCCGCTAAGTCTGTCGTTTTCGATAAGGACCGCAACTTCGTGATGGTGTTCAAGGACCGCACCCACGTGGAAACCCGTCCCGTGACCATCAGCAAAACGGTGGGCGACTACAGCTACATCACCAGCGGCCTCAAAGCGGGCGATGTGGTGATTGCGAAGGACCAGCTGTTGGTGTACGACGAGCTGAATGACTAG
- a CDS encoding efflux RND transporter permease subunit codes for MNKFIQGIIAFSLKNKGFIFLMTLVVVVMGVVSYRNTPIEAFPDVTNTEITIITQWPGRSAEEMEKFVTVPIEIALNPVQKKASVRSTTLFGLSVVKVIFDDGVDDAFARPQVNNLLREVDLPDGITPDVQPPYGPTGEIYRYTLESKNKTVRELKTLQDWVIERNLKAVPGVADVNSFGGEVKAYEISVNPGKLQDFGLTPLDLYNAVQRSNINVGGDVINQGQQNYVVRGIGLLNNISDITNTVIKNVNGVPILVRDVARVSESALPRLGQVGRGFEDDKLEGIVVMRKGENPSEVIARLHAKVDELNSKILPPDVKMKTFYDRQQLIDFSTETVIHNLLEGIVLVTLIVFLFMADWRTTVIVSVIIPLALLFAFICLRLRGMSANLLSMGAIDFGIIIDGAVVMVEGLFVALDHKAHELGMERFNKLSKLGLIKKSGREMGKSIFFAKAIIITALLPIFSFEKVEGKVFSPLAWTLGFALLGALIFTLTLVPVLVSILLKKNVKEKDNFFVRGVNNGANRFFRFTYARKTATLIIAFVVTAVGLYSFSFLGSEFLPELNEGSIYVRAQLPLSISLESSNELCNKMRRDFLSFSEVSDVVSQTGRPNDGTDPTGFYNNEFLVQLKHTPEVEKKMKSKVYREDLVARMKAKLDKFAGVDFNFSQPITDNVEEAASGVKGSIAVKIYGSDLATLESKAREVYEILKTVKGIDDLGVLRNIGQPEFHVDLDERRMASYGVSKTDAASVLEMAVGGKEATQLYEGERKFPIRVRYEPQFRQTPTEISALMVPTQSGKTIPLTEIATIGSVTGPSLIYRDDNRRFAAVKFSIRGRDMGSTIKEAQEKVNRHVVLPKGYEQKWTGDFENQRRAQQRLSQVVPISLGLIFFILFILFGNLKDAGLVLLNVPFAIIGGIAALLLTHTNFSISAGIGFIALFGICIQNGVILISVFKQNLVKKYTLDHSINEGVISRVRPVVMTALMATIGLMPAAISTGIGSETSKPLAIVVIGGLITGTILTLFVFPLVFERFYRSEHTKYVPLPGEKGSVEPLAVH; via the coding sequence ATGAATAAGTTCATCCAAGGCATTATCGCCTTTTCGCTTAAAAACAAGGGCTTCATCTTCCTCATGACGCTGGTGGTGGTGGTGATGGGCGTAGTGAGCTATCGGAACACGCCCATTGAGGCGTTTCCGGACGTGACCAACACCGAAATCACCATCATCACGCAGTGGCCCGGCCGCTCGGCCGAGGAGATGGAAAAGTTCGTAACCGTGCCCATCGAAATCGCCCTGAACCCGGTGCAGAAAAAGGCCTCGGTACGCAGCACCACGCTCTTTGGCCTGTCGGTGGTGAAGGTGATTTTTGACGATGGCGTGGACGACGCCTTTGCCCGCCCGCAGGTGAACAACCTGCTGCGCGAGGTGGACCTGCCCGACGGCATCACGCCCGACGTGCAGCCGCCCTACGGCCCCACCGGCGAAATCTACCGCTACACGCTGGAGAGTAAGAATAAAACCGTGCGCGAGCTCAAAACTCTGCAGGACTGGGTGATTGAGCGCAACCTGAAAGCCGTGCCCGGCGTGGCCGACGTGAACAGCTTCGGCGGCGAGGTGAAGGCCTACGAAATTTCGGTGAACCCCGGTAAATTGCAGGATTTCGGCCTCACGCCGCTCGACCTGTACAACGCCGTGCAGCGCTCCAACATCAACGTGGGCGGCGACGTGATAAACCAGGGCCAGCAGAACTACGTGGTGCGCGGTATTGGCCTGCTGAACAACATCTCGGATATCACCAACACGGTAATTAAGAACGTGAACGGCGTGCCCATTCTGGTGCGCGATGTGGCCCGCGTGAGCGAAAGCGCCCTGCCGCGCCTGGGTCAGGTAGGCCGGGGCTTCGAGGACGACAAGCTGGAAGGAATCGTGGTGATGCGCAAGGGCGAAAACCCCTCGGAAGTCATTGCCCGTCTGCACGCTAAGGTGGATGAGCTGAACTCGAAAATCCTGCCGCCCGATGTGAAGATGAAAACCTTCTACGACCGGCAGCAGCTGATTGACTTCTCCACGGAAACGGTGATTCACAACCTGTTGGAAGGCATTGTGCTGGTGACGCTTATCGTGTTCCTGTTCATGGCCGACTGGCGCACCACGGTGATTGTGTCGGTGATTATTCCGTTGGCGCTGCTGTTTGCCTTCATCTGTCTGCGGCTGCGCGGCATGAGCGCCAACTTGCTGAGTATGGGGGCCATCGACTTCGGCATCATCATCGACGGCGCGGTGGTGATGGTGGAGGGCTTGTTTGTGGCCCTCGACCACAAGGCGCACGAGCTGGGCATGGAGCGCTTCAATAAGCTCTCCAAGCTGGGGCTGATTAAGAAGTCGGGCCGCGAGATGGGCAAGTCGATTTTCTTCGCCAAGGCCATTATTATCACGGCGCTGCTGCCGATTTTCTCTTTCGAGAAAGTGGAGGGTAAGGTGTTCTCACCGCTGGCCTGGACGCTGGGCTTCGCCCTGCTGGGCGCGCTGATTTTCACCCTCACGCTGGTGCCGGTGCTGGTGAGTATCCTGCTGAAAAAGAACGTGAAGGAGAAGGACAACTTCTTCGTGCGCGGCGTAAACAACGGGGCCAACCGCTTCTTCCGCTTCACCTACGCCCGTAAAACCGCCACGCTCATTATTGCCTTCGTGGTGACGGCCGTGGGTCTGTATTCGTTCTCCTTCCTCGGCTCAGAATTTCTGCCGGAGCTGAACGAAGGCTCGATTTACGTGCGGGCTCAACTGCCGTTGAGCATCAGCCTGGAGTCGAGCAATGAGCTGTGTAACAAGATGCGGCGCGATTTTCTGAGTTTCTCCGAGGTGAGTGATGTGGTGAGCCAGACCGGCCGCCCCAACGACGGTACCGACCCCACGGGCTTCTACAACAACGAATTTCTGGTGCAGCTGAAGCACACGCCGGAGGTCGAGAAGAAGATGAAATCCAAGGTATACCGCGAGGACTTGGTGGCGCGGATGAAGGCCAAGCTCGACAAGTTTGCGGGCGTCGATTTCAACTTCTCGCAGCCCATCACCGACAACGTGGAGGAAGCCGCCTCGGGCGTGAAAGGCTCGATTGCGGTGAAGATTTACGGCTCCGATTTAGCCACGCTCGAATCCAAGGCCCGCGAGGTGTACGAAATACTGAAAACCGTGAAAGGCATTGACGACCTGGGGGTGCTGCGCAACATCGGCCAGCCCGAGTTTCACGTCGACCTCGACGAGCGCCGCATGGCCAGCTACGGCGTGAGCAAGACCGACGCAGCTTCGGTGCTGGAAATGGCAGTGGGCGGCAAGGAAGCCACTCAGCTGTACGAAGGCGAGCGCAAATTCCCCATCCGGGTGCGCTACGAGCCCCAGTTTCGCCAGACGCCTACCGAAATTTCGGCCCTGATGGTGCCCACGCAGTCGGGCAAAACCATCCCGCTCACCGAAATTGCTACTATTGGCTCTGTCACCGGCCCCAGCCTGATTTACCGCGACGACAACCGCCGCTTCGCTGCCGTGAAGTTCTCCATCCGGGGCCGCGACATGGGCTCTACCATTAAGGAAGCCCAGGAAAAAGTGAACCGCCACGTCGTGCTGCCCAAAGGCTATGAGCAGAAATGGACCGGCGATTTCGAGAACCAGCGCCGCGCCCAGCAGCGGCTCTCGCAGGTGGTGCCCATTTCCCTGGGCCTCATCTTCTTCATCCTGTTCATTCTCTTCGGCAACCTGAAAGATGCCGGGCTGGTGCTGCTCAACGTGCCGTTTGCCATCATCGGCGGCATTGCGGCGCTGTTGCTCACGCACACCAACTTCTCGATTTCGGCCGGTATCGGCTTCATCGCCCTGTTCGGTATTTGTATTCAGAACGGGGTGATTTTGATATCCGTTTTCAAGCAGAACCTGGTGAAGAAGTACACGCTTGACCACAGCATCAACGAAGGCGTGATTTCGCGGGTGCGCCCCGTGGTGATGACGGCCCTTATGGCCACCATCGGCCTGATGCCGGCCGCCATCTCAACGGGCATCGGCTCGGAGACGTCCAAGCCACTGGCTATTGTGGTAATTGGCGGCCTCATTACGGGGACTATCCTCACGCTCTTCGTGTTCCCGCTGGTATTTGAGCGGTTTTATCGGAGCGAGCACACCAAGTATGTGCCGCTGCCCGGCGAGAAAGGTTCTGTTGAGCCGTTGGCAGTACATTGA
- a CDS encoding electron transfer flavoprotein subunit alpha/FixB family protein, which translates to MSVLVVVECADGEVKKSSLEVASYGAQVAAQLGTTATAIAVGHANEANLAKLGEQGITKVLFDAEPRLKDFVNNAYTKLIATAAEQEQAKIIVLANSNIGAAVGSRLSVRLKASLATNVVELPKIAGDQFTVKRGAFSGKAFSDVVLSGDRKIIAVKKNSTEAKHDAGKTAEVVSFAAQLSDADFADAPTQVIMQDQAGGVLLPEAALVVSGGRGMKGPENWGLIEDLAKALGAGTACSKPVSDVDWRPHHEHVGQTGITISPNLYIACGISGAIQHLAGVNSSKVIVVINKDPEAPFFKAADYGIVGDVFDILPKLTAAVKALN; encoded by the coding sequence ATGTCAGTATTAGTTGTAGTTGAATGCGCCGACGGCGAAGTAAAAAAGTCGTCGCTCGAAGTAGCCTCTTACGGGGCGCAGGTGGCTGCCCAGCTGGGCACCACGGCCACGGCCATTGCCGTAGGCCACGCCAATGAAGCCAACCTGGCCAAGCTGGGCGAGCAGGGCATCACGAAAGTGCTGTTCGACGCCGAGCCCCGCCTCAAGGACTTCGTGAACAACGCCTACACCAAGCTCATTGCCACGGCAGCCGAGCAGGAGCAGGCCAAAATCATCGTGCTGGCCAATTCCAACATTGGCGCGGCGGTGGGCTCGCGCCTGTCGGTGCGGCTGAAGGCCAGCCTGGCCACCAACGTGGTAGAGCTGCCAAAAATCGCCGGCGACCAATTCACGGTGAAGCGCGGCGCATTCTCGGGCAAGGCGTTTTCGGACGTGGTGCTGAGCGGCGACCGCAAAATCATCGCCGTGAAAAAGAACTCGACCGAGGCCAAGCACGATGCCGGCAAAACGGCCGAAGTTGTGAGCTTCGCAGCCCAGCTGTCGGACGCTGACTTTGCTGATGCGCCCACGCAGGTTATCATGCAGGACCAGGCCGGTGGCGTGCTCCTGCCCGAAGCCGCGCTCGTAGTATCGGGCGGCCGGGGCATGAAAGGCCCGGAGAACTGGGGCCTCATTGAGGACCTGGCCAAGGCACTGGGCGCGGGCACGGCCTGCTCCAAGCCCGTGTCGGACGTAGACTGGCGCCCTCACCACGAGCACGTGGGCCAGACCGGCATCACCATCTCGCCGAACCTGTACATTGCCTGCGGCATTTCGGGGGCCATCCAGCACCTGGCCGGCGTGAATAGCTCGAAGGTGATTGTGGTCATCAACAAAGACCCGGAAGCTCCTTTCTTTAAGGCGGCCGATTATGGCATCGTGGGCGACGTTTTTGACATATTGCCCAAGCTAACCGCGGCTGTGAAGGCCCTCAACTAA
- a CDS encoding MlaE family ABC transporter permease, producing MLKTFGSFVLFLRGMVTRTERFSVLWNRTIDEAILIGVDSIVIVSIVSAFIGAVTCVQIAYNLTNPLIPQSTIGYMVREMTILELAPTITSIVLAGKVGSSIAGGLGTMRITEQVSALEVMGINSTSYLVLPRILAALLMFPLLVILAMLLSILGGYLAGTLTGVMTAQDYIEGIRTDFIPYNIVFALIKAVVFAFLVSGISAFKGYYTTGGALEVGAASTGAVTNSIIAILIADFALAALLL from the coding sequence ATGCTTAAAACTTTCGGCTCGTTTGTCCTTTTCCTGCGAGGCATGGTCACGCGCACGGAGCGGTTCAGCGTCCTCTGGAATCGCACCATCGACGAAGCCATCCTCATCGGGGTCGACTCCATTGTGATTGTGTCCATCGTGTCGGCCTTTATCGGGGCCGTTACCTGCGTCCAGATTGCCTACAACCTTACCAATCCGCTCATTCCGCAGTCCACCATCGGCTATATGGTGCGCGAAATGACTATTCTGGAGCTGGCCCCCACCATCACCAGCATCGTGCTGGCGGGCAAAGTGGGCAGCAGCATTGCCGGCGGCCTGGGCACCATGCGCATCACCGAACAGGTGTCGGCGCTGGAGGTAATGGGCATCAATTCTACTTCCTACCTTGTGCTGCCGCGTATTCTGGCGGCGCTTCTTATGTTCCCGCTGCTGGTTATTCTGGCCATGCTGCTGTCCATTTTGGGCGGCTACCTGGCCGGTACCCTCACCGGCGTGATGACGGCCCAGGATTATATCGAAGGCATTCGGACCGATTTTATTCCCTACAACATCGTCTTCGCCCTCATCAAGGCGGTGGTGTTTGCCTTCTTGGTATCGGGCATTTCGGCCTTCAAGGGCTACTACACCACCGGCGGTGCCCTCGAAGTAGGCGCGGCCAGCACCGGTGCCGTTACCAATTCCATTATCGCCATCCTCATTGCCGATTTCGCCCTGGCAGCGTTGCTGCTCTAA